A stretch of the Candidatus Melainabacteria bacterium RIFOXYA2_FULL_32_9 genome encodes the following:
- a CDS encoding tRNA preQ1(34) S-adenosylmethionine ribosyltransferase-isomerase QueA, giving the protein MHISEFDYNLPKELIAQFPSEKRDYSNLMVLDRSSKTIEHKKFFSIADYLSENDVLVMNNTRVIPARLIGKKSTGANIEIFLLEKKTENIWEVLIKPAKRVKSGTIVEFSEELSAEIIDKSDNDKWVVELKYNGDLNEILNKVGNIPLPPYIMRTLSDSEIRKLDYQRYQTVYAQTPGSVAAPTAGLHFTEDLLGQIRQKGVQVCYVTLNVGLGTFKPVRAEDIRDHKMDKETYEISQETANIINNAKKEGKNIVAVGTTTVRTLETVYKLHSQITQSSGSSDIFIYPGYKFNVVNKLITNFHLPKSTLLMLVSAFTDKGYIYEAYKEAIKKKYRFYSYGDCMFIL; this is encoded by the coding sequence ATGCATATAAGTGAATTTGATTATAATCTTCCTAAAGAATTAATCGCTCAATTTCCTTCAGAAAAAAGAGATTATTCAAATTTAATGGTGTTGGATAGAAGCAGTAAGACAATTGAGCATAAGAAATTTTTTAGTATAGCTGACTATTTAAGTGAAAATGATGTTCTTGTAATGAATAATACAAGGGTTATTCCGGCAAGATTAATTGGTAAAAAGTCAACAGGTGCTAATATTGAGATTTTTTTGCTTGAAAAAAAGACTGAAAATATTTGGGAGGTTTTAATAAAACCAGCAAAAAGAGTTAAATCTGGTACAATAGTTGAGTTTTCTGAAGAATTAAGTGCTGAAATTATTGATAAATCTGATAATGACAAATGGGTTGTAGAACTTAAATACAATGGAGACCTTAATGAAATTTTAAATAAAGTAGGAAATATTCCTCTTCCTCCTTATATTATGAGGACTTTATCAGATAGTGAAATTAGAAAGTTGGATTATCAGAGGTATCAGACAGTATATGCTCAAACCCCAGGATCTGTTGCTGCTCCAACAGCAGGGTTGCATTTTACCGAAGATTTACTTGGGCAGATTAGGCAAAAAGGGGTACAGGTTTGTTATGTTACTCTCAATGTAGGATTAGGGACGTTTAAACCTGTTCGAGCTGAGGATATTCGTGACCATAAGATGGATAAAGAAACTTATGAGATTTCACAAGAAACAGCTAATATAATAAATAATGCTAAAAAAGAAGGTAAAAACATTGTAGCTGTTGGAACCACAACAGTAAGAACTCTTGAGACAGTTTATAAACTACATAGTCAGATAACACAATCTTCAGGATCAAGCGATATATTTATTTATCCAGGTTATAAGTTTAATGTTGTAAATAAATTAATAACTAATTTTCACTTGCCAAAATCAACTTTATTAATGCTAGTATCTGCATTTACAGATAAAGGATATATTTATGAAGCTTATAAAGAGGCAATAAAGAAAAAATATCGCTTTTATAGTTATGGTGATTGCATGTTTATACTTTGA
- a CDS encoding SMC-Scp complex subunit ScpB encodes MSLKPRIETVLFITAKAMQIEEISEILKEDPAEVESALLDLIMDYSSRETALEIDDEDGYIIQVRLEYMDIVEKLVPVELKPATLRTLSVIAIKEPVRQTKLIELRGQSAYDHILELLDKGLITKKKDKNGRSYVLKTTPKFAEYFKLKGDTKSLAKILDLESTAKES; translated from the coding sequence ATGTCTTTAAAACCACGCATAGAAACTGTTTTATTTATAACAGCTAAAGCAATGCAAATAGAGGAAATTTCAGAAATCCTGAAAGAAGACCCTGCTGAAGTCGAATCTGCCTTGCTTGATCTGATTATGGACTATTCATCAAGAGAAACCGCTCTTGAAATTGATGATGAAGACGGTTATATTATACAGGTTAGGCTGGAATATATGGATATAGTAGAAAAGCTGGTTCCTGTTGAATTAAAACCAGCTACATTAAGAACTCTCTCTGTTATAGCCATAAAAGAACCTGTCAGGCAAACTAAGTTGATTGAATTGCGTGGTCAATCAGCATATGATCATATTTTAGAACTTCTCGATAAAGGCCTTATAACTAAGAAAAAAGATAAAAATGGCAGATCATATGTTTTAAAAACCACTCCTAAATTTGCAGAATATTTTAAATTAAAAGGTGATACAAAATCTCTTGCTAAAATTCTAGATCTGGAATCAACTGCAAAAGAATCTTAA